TTCTTCCGCCCTCTTGATGACACCTAACGGATTGCACACATTGTCTAGTTCCAGGATACCTGCGGTGACGTCAATGGCCAGGATATTGTCTCCCACAAATTCCCTGAATTCGGGTATTCCCCTGCCGCCCTTGTGTCCGGGTACATGGAAGGATATGGTCCTGTCCTGTACGTATTTTTTCAGTGCGGTAAAAAGCGGCGTTTCCTGCTGCTCTTCTCTTTTCATCGCAGTCACCCTCCCTTCATTAATCGAACATACTAATTAAAGCACAGAATCTGTTGAAATTCAATAAGAAAAGCAAAACAATATGTTAATTTTTTGTTAAGAAATAGAGAAAAAATGAACAATCCTTTTAAAGAACGATGTATAAGCACCATATTGGGTATAACGGAGGATACCGAGGTTATACGCCGGATAAAAGCCTTTAACGGGTGCAGGTACCCGGCTGCGAAGGATACCGTCCGGTATGAGAAAAAGCCCGCGGCTCTGGGCCGGGGCCTTGGTTAATGGCAGCCAAAGGCGCTTTTTAGCTATCCCTCGATCAATTTTTAAAAGCGAGATTGAAGTTTTGCTGGATCCTGCTCCAAGCGGCCTGGAACCACTCTACAACTTTGAATCTCACCACTACCCGCTCGTGTTTTGGATTTTGGATGTCATCTGCGGCCGCCTTTTCATCCAGATTTTGGTTGTTATCTCCAGGCGACTCCTCTGCAAGATTTTGAGTGTTATCTATAGCCGTCACCTCTTCCCGATTTTGGATGATAATTCTTTTCGTTTTCCCTTCCCCATTTTGGATGTTTTTTCTGGTTGGCTTGTTTTCTATAACTGGTTCTTTTTCCCGATCTTGGGTACTTTCTGTGGCCGGTTCGTCTTTTCGATTTTGGGTATTATCTATGGCCGCCATTTCTTCCGGTGTCAAAGTGCTGCTCAGTTTAATCTTTGCCTCTTCCCTGGCAACCGCGTGGGTTATATCCACGAAGCAAAGCGGCGGAAACAGCACGCACCACCAGTTCTTGCCTTCCCCTCTTCCTATTATAATACGCAGGGCCTCGTATTCGCCCGCCGGCAGAGTAATAAATCCGTAAGTCTTCACGGGAAACGGGAACCTGCCGAAAAGCACCCTTACGCTGTGGTCCCTTCCGCTCTTTTTTATCTCCTTCCTTGCGATTTCCTCTATATCCTTCAGGTGAGCTTTAATATACTCCCTGCTGAGGTCAATATCCTCGACTTTCGAGAGGTCATTCTCAAGGGCCTTTATAACCGCATCCCTGACCCTGAGCTTCAGTTCCTGGTCTTCCGGGGAATCGCTGTTGGCTACGACGTGCAGCCTGATTATCTTCGACGAGAGGTCCTCCACATCTATCCCTGAAACCGCTTTTTCCCCCTCCAATCTACCTCCGGCGATTCCCGAACCGCCTACGACCGCGGCGAACAGGGCGAGAAGAATTATAGCGGTTGATGCTATAACAGTTTTTCTGAAGAGCCCCATGGGTCCTCCCCCTTTATTGATAAGTTTTCATTCATCTAGATTATTCCCCTATTTGGAAGCACCTATTCCTCCTATCTTGACTTTTGTTTCAACATTTATTTCGGCTTCGGGGAAAATGTTCTCCCAGTCCTTTTCATACTCTTCCCATACCTCAGGCTTGTATTTGGAAAGGTACTCGCCGAATCCCAGCAAATCCACCTGGTATTCCTGCTGCAGCTTTTTTATACTTGCTAAGACCAGCTGGTTTATCCTTTCTTCCAGCATTTTTTCTATTATCTTTAACTTTTCCGGGTCGAGCTCGATCTGATCCGGCGTCTCCGCTATCTCCCCTTTTACTTCCAGTTTTACCCTGAATTTGGGGTAATCGCCCGCCTCCAGCAGTTCCTTGGCAGTCTTATTATGGATAACCGTGAAGACAACCGGGTATTTGTAGCCCTGGATGTCAATCATAATATCGGCTCCCCTGATTTCTTCCAGGACAAAGTTGGCGCCCAGAGTCTCGTTTTCTTCCAGCCATCCCACCAGCTTGTATTTTTTTATGACCGCCGCCCCGCCTATCTTAACGTCCGTCTTCCCCGGCGTCAGCCGCGGCAGGAGGGCGTTACCGTGCATGGAATGGACCTCCTTCATGAATTCGTCTACATCCACCTGTACGAACCTGCCGCATATGTCTTGGTTTTCGAAAATGTTTGAGATATAGAGCGCCGGCAGCACCTCGATCTCGTTTTTGAAGTTCATGACATCTTTGGCCTTCCCCCTGACGACGATGACCCTGCTTCGCCGGTTGATCTCGGAGTTTCTCTCCAGGAAGTTTACGATTTCCTCAATGCCGTCCCTTGCCAGTTCTTCGCCTATGAGTATTACTCTGGTGTGCTCGAAAAAAAGCCGCCGGCTGAGGCGCATTGCCACCTGGCGGGCGGCGGCGTGGATGGAATCCGCCACGGTGCTGACGGAAACTATCGGGGAACCTCCGCCGCCCCCCTGACTGCCCCCCTGGCCGCCCGCAATCTTCCTCACAATCGCAAAAGAGAAGGAGACCAGCATCTGTTCCCCGTCTTCAGCCCTGTCGACACCTATCTTGCCCACAAAAAACCGCCTGTCGATATCGATCATGTCCCAGCACCCGGTGGTATAAAAAATGGATAATACGGCGACGGTTATCAAAAAAATTTTCTTTAATTTCATTCTGATTTCCCCCACTTTGCCTTTACAGAACCTGCTATAAGCAGAATAAAGGGTATTATGAAACCGAAACCAATGGAGAGATTCCCGGCAAATTTGGCCCAGTTTTCCAGCTCCAGCACGTTCTGCGGCATCATGGATAAAAAGTAGATCCACGGAAAAAGCAGCGGAGCGAAAATTTTGAACTCTTTCGCCTTAAAGATGTTTGCAAAAGTTATCGCGGCGGAAAAGTAATAGGGGCTCAACGTGGTAAATACCATTATAACCCATACGATAATGATGGGTGCTTCTATCCTCTCCAGAATACCTCCCGGAACCGTTATGCTTCTTAAAACGGCCATGGTCGGCCACAGCAGCCTCCCGGTCTCGTGGACTCCCAGCACGGATACTACAATCACAACTAAATAGAGGTAGAAAGCCGTAACGGTAGCGATGGATACCGCTGCAATTTTGTAAACGTGCCTGGTGGTCTTCAGCCCCTGGCCGGCGACCATTAACACCTCGAAACCGGCCATGCTGATGGCTGCACTTACGGTCCCGAAAAGTATTTTATCAGGAGGGGTCCTGAAAAAGGGAAGGAGTTCCGAAAAGTCAACCTTGCTAAAAGTAAAGAGAAAAGCGGCTGCCGCCGTTATTAACCAGATGGGAGTATTTATAACCATGAACCTTACCATGGGTTCCAGGCCGTGACGGATCAGATAAAACGAAAGCAAAAGCAGGGTTATTATGACGAACTCCCGCGGCGTCGACTCCAACACGAAGTTTTTTAATACTTCGGCGAAGACCCGGAGCACTACGGCGCAGACGATGACGAAATAAAAGGAGTATAAGGCTCCCACTAGAAAACCTACAGGCCTCCCCAGGACGAAAGAGGTATATTCGATGAAGGTCTTGCCGTTGAATCGGGTTATAACCGCAGCTATTATCAACGCTGCTATGAGGGCAATCACGCCGCCCAGTATAACCAAAATCCAGCAGTCGGGACCCGCGGCCTCTGCCAAATCCCCCGGCAGAGTCGTAAGGCTGATTCCCAAGATCGTGTTTATGATAAGGGCTATGGCCTGTCCTGTTGATATCCTATCGTCGTCCATCAGCATCTTCATCACCGCCTCTGCCTTCCTGGTCCTGCCTCAGATCCCGCATCATCTGCCGGTCAAGAGGTTTGGTGTAATCGGGCCTCTCTTTGAGCGAGGGAAACGGAGGCCTCACGAAGATATCCCTGGCCTTTTTCATTTTAAAGGAGACCAGGGGCGAGAGATAATTTGAGCCGAAGCTCTTGAGCGTTACCAGGTGGATGACCAAGCCCAGATATCCAAGAATTATGCCGTACAGGCCAGCTACCGAAGCCAAAAAAAGAAATACGAACGCCAGCAAACGGAATCCCACCGCTAAACTGAAATTGGGTATCGCAAAGGATGATATGGCGTTTATGGCTAGCAATATTACCATTATGGGGCTCACTATGCCCGCCCTGACGGCAGCTTCTCCTACTACGAGACCTCCCACGATACCTATCGTCTGGCCGATGGGGCCGGGCAGCCTGATGCCCGCCTCTCTCAGTATTTCCAGGGCAAGCATCATGATGAGGGCTTCCACGGTAGCGGAAAAGGGCACGCCCTCCCTGGTGGCGCCTATGGACAGGGCCAGGTCGGTGGGCAGCATACCCGGGTGAAAGGCGGTCATAGCCACGTAAAGGGCCGGCGCGGTAACGGAAAGAAAAGCAGCGCTCATGCGAAGTATCCTGATAAGGGAAGCTATATACCACCTTTCGTAGTAATCTTCCGGCGACTGGAAGAGGCTGAAAAAGGTGGCGGGGGCTATCAGTACGAAGGGGGTGTTGTCGCATATTATGACCACGTTGCCCTCAATCAGGGACGCCGCCGCCACGTCAGGCCTTTCCGTCCTCCTGAACTGGGGAAAAAACGAAAGCCAGTTGTCCTCTATCATCTGCTCGATGTAACCGCTCTCCATCACCTTGGAAATGTCTATCGAGTTGAGCCTCTTCAGGACTTCCTCGACGATGGAGGGGTTTGCAATTCCTTTGATGTAAAGAACGCCGACGTCGGTCCTGGTGTGCCTTCCCAGCTTTACGGTCTGGACCTTGAGATTCGGATCCTTTATCCTACGGCGCACCAGAGCCACGTTTACGCGGTAGGTCTCGGTGAAGCCTTCCCGCGGGCCCCTTATGACGGCTTCCGTGGCGGGCTCCTGTACAGACCTTTTTTCCCAGCCCCTGGTGTTCAGAATAAGACCCCGGTCTAATTTATCTATAAAAAGGGCGGTGTCGCCCGACAGTACCGCCAGTACCGCTTCCCCGAAATTGTCCGTTTCCTTAACTTCGGCCACCGTTAGCAGGCCGTCCTTGACGAGCTGAAAAAACTTGTCTCCAACGCTGTACTCTAAAGGGGCCTGCCTGGCAAAAAGCATGAGCGACTTCATGATTTCCTCGTGCACGACCCTTTTGTCGGCGAGCCCGTCGATGTTGAATAGGACCATCCTGTGCTTGAGCCCGCCGGGGTTCCCCACGACGAATTCCCTGGATATAAGGTCGTCGCAGTCGGCGAGGTACTCGTTAAAAATCTTTATATTTTCGTCTATGTCTTTATAAAGCTTCCTGCTTTTGTCGGGAGTCGTGTCCCTTTCGAAGAATATCTCGGTTTTTCGCCTTCTAAAAAGCGTATCGAATATTTTTCCCATGCCGCGGTATCCTCCCGTACATAGAACACCCCTATCCTAAAAATATAAACAGTGCCAGGCTGCCTATTATGTAAAAGATTCCTGCCGCTTTAAGCATAATGGCCTCGGTCCTCAACTTCTTTTCTTCCATGCTGGGGGAATCTATAAAAATCAAAAAGAGGCCGCTCACGATGAAGACTATAGCGGTGGTGGGCGTGAAGGCATCTTTGACGTGTTCGAGAACGGCATTTAATATCTGCAATTCCGATACCCCTTTTCTTCAATTTTCCCGCTCTTGCTTTTTATTTTCCGCAAAATGCAAGTTTTTATTCTCCAAAGCCCCGTCGGCCGTTAAAAAAGGCACCGATTATCCGCTCCCGGAAGTCCCACCGGAGATCATGCTGCATCAAAAATGCGGCGGATTCGGCTTCAGTTAACGGGCGATCGGACTCACAAAGGTCCTGTTGGGCCTTCCTGGGTGATTTGTCGCATAAAAATTTAGTTCATTTATCCACTTTATCCACAAAGTTATCCACAGGTGTTGATAAGTGGATTGCCCTGTCTTCGGCGAAATACATAAATTCGAGGCATTTATCCCCATTGGGGATAACTTATCCACATTAACCACAGTCTTTTGTGAATTGTGACTCGAGCCTTAATACCGGGGTTTTGGGACAAAAAAATACCGCCCTCAATTGCGGCGGTCAAAACTTAATGCATTCTTTCCTCATACTACCACCCGCGCTCGGCATAGCGATCCGTGAGCCTTTCTATCTCCAGGCCGGGCATGGCTTCCCCCAGGTCCTCGGAAACTTCGGCCAGCACTTCGGGGTCGTCGTAGTGGGCCACCGCCTTTACTATGGCCTTAGCCCTTTTGGCCGGATTTTCGGACTTGAAAATCCCCGACCCCACGAAAACTCCGTCGCACCCGAGCTGCATCAGCAGGGCCGCATCGGCGGGCGTGGCCACTCCTCCCGCGGCAAAATTTACAACGGGCAGCCGGCCGTGCTCGGCCACGTAGAGCACCAGTTCGTAAGGTGCTCCCATCTCCTTGGCGGCAGTAATCAGTTCTTCCCGCGGCATGTTCTGGA
The DNA window shown above is from Thermosediminibacter oceani DSM 16646 and carries:
- the spoIIR gene encoding stage II sporulation protein R, which produces MGLFRKTVIASTAIILLALFAAVVGGSGIAGGRLEGEKAVSGIDVEDLSSKIIRLHVVANSDSPEDQELKLRVRDAVIKALENDLSKVEDIDLSREYIKAHLKDIEEIARKEIKKSGRDHSVRVLFGRFPFPVKTYGFITLPAGEYEALRIIIGRGEGKNWWCVLFPPLCFVDITHAVAREEAKIKLSSTLTPEEMAAIDNTQNRKDEPATESTQDREKEPVIENKPTRKNIQNGEGKTKRIIIQNREEVTAIDNTQNLAEESPGDNNQNLDEKAAADDIQNPKHERVVVRFKVVEWFQAAWSRIQQNFNLAFKN
- a CDS encoding Ger(x)C family spore germination protein, which gives rise to MKLKKIFLITVAVLSIFYTTGCWDMIDIDRRFFVGKIGVDRAEDGEQMLVSFSFAIVRKIAGGQGGSQGGGGGSPIVSVSTVADSIHAAARQVAMRLSRRLFFEHTRVILIGEELARDGIEEIVNFLERNSEINRRSRVIVVRGKAKDVMNFKNEIEVLPALYISNIFENQDICGRFVQVDVDEFMKEVHSMHGNALLPRLTPGKTDVKIGGAAVIKKYKLVGWLEENETLGANFVLEEIRGADIMIDIQGYKYPVVFTVIHNKTAKELLEAGDYPKFRVKLEVKGEIAETPDQIELDPEKLKIIEKMLEERINQLVLASIKKLQQEYQVDLLGFGEYLSKYKPEVWEEYEKDWENIFPEAEINVETKVKIGGIGASK
- a CDS encoding GerAB/ArcD/ProY family transporter translates to MKMLMDDDRISTGQAIALIINTILGISLTTLPGDLAEAAGPDCWILVILGGVIALIAALIIAAVITRFNGKTFIEYTSFVLGRPVGFLVGALYSFYFVIVCAVVLRVFAEVLKNFVLESTPREFVIITLLLLSFYLIRHGLEPMVRFMVINTPIWLITAAAAFLFTFSKVDFSELLPFFRTPPDKILFGTVSAAISMAGFEVLMVAGQGLKTTRHVYKIAAVSIATVTAFYLYLVVIVVSVLGVHETGRLLWPTMAVLRSITVPGGILERIEAPIIIVWVIMVFTTLSPYYFSAAITFANIFKAKEFKIFAPLLFPWIYFLSMMPQNVLELENWAKFAGNLSIGFGFIIPFILLIAGSVKAKWGKSE
- a CDS encoding spore germination protein, translated to MGKIFDTLFRRRKTEIFFERDTTPDKSRKLYKDIDENIKIFNEYLADCDDLISREFVVGNPGGLKHRMVLFNIDGLADKRVVHEEIMKSLMLFARQAPLEYSVGDKFFQLVKDGLLTVAEVKETDNFGEAVLAVLSGDTALFIDKLDRGLILNTRGWEKRSVQEPATEAVIRGPREGFTETYRVNVALVRRRIKDPNLKVQTVKLGRHTRTDVGVLYIKGIANPSIVEEVLKRLNSIDISKVMESGYIEQMIEDNWLSFFPQFRRTERPDVAAASLIEGNVVIICDNTPFVLIAPATFFSLFQSPEDYYERWYIASLIRILRMSAAFLSVTAPALYVAMTAFHPGMLPTDLALSIGATREGVPFSATVEALIMMLALEILREAGIRLPGPIGQTIGIVGGLVVGEAAVRAGIVSPIMVILLAINAISSFAIPNFSLAVGFRLLAFVFLFLASVAGLYGIILGYLGLVIHLVTLKSFGSNYLSPLVSFKMKKARDIFVRPPFPSLKERPDYTKPLDRQMMRDLRQDQEGRGGDEDADGRR
- a CDS encoding CLC_0170 family protein encodes the protein MQILNAVLEHVKDAFTPTTAIVFIVSGLFLIFIDSPSMEEKKLRTEAIMLKAAGIFYIIGSLALFIFLG